Proteins found in one Herbiconiux sp. A18JL235 genomic segment:
- a CDS encoding folate-binding protein YgfZ — MPAARSPLLDLPGAVAGAAADAAVAAHYGNPVAEQRMLDAARGGRPVPGSAAAAVVDLSHRGVISVSGPDRLSWLDSVTSQSIRSLAAGASAETLLLSANGRIEHAIRVLDDGETAWLLVDGEQAAELEQWLQKMRFMLRVEISDRSAEFATVGWFGSSLDDHEPPAALAPFVAGSAGLPLTWSDPWPEVVAGGVQYAPVDEHPGSDWWWRESLVPRESLGALAEVVGRGELSAAGVAALEALRIAAWRPRLATEADERTIPHELDWMRSAVHLSKGCYRGQETVAKVHNLGHPPRRLVFLHLDGSDAVLPAPGDEIVPASAAGTAGGGDAVGAVTSAGLHHEWGPIALAVVKRQLPEGDALVVRTAGGDVAATAETIVSPEAGAAVGRVPRLPRLGARTRRS, encoded by the coding sequence GTGCCGGCAGCTCGTTCACCCCTGCTCGACCTCCCCGGAGCCGTCGCCGGCGCCGCTGCCGACGCCGCGGTCGCCGCGCACTACGGCAACCCGGTCGCAGAGCAGCGGATGCTCGACGCGGCCCGCGGCGGACGCCCGGTTCCCGGGTCGGCAGCAGCCGCTGTCGTCGACCTCTCGCACCGCGGGGTCATCTCCGTCTCGGGCCCCGACCGCCTCAGCTGGCTCGACTCGGTGACCAGCCAGAGCATCCGATCGCTCGCCGCAGGCGCCTCGGCCGAGACCCTGCTGCTGTCGGCGAACGGGCGGATCGAGCATGCCATCCGCGTGCTCGACGATGGCGAGACCGCGTGGCTGCTGGTCGACGGCGAGCAGGCAGCAGAGCTCGAGCAGTGGCTGCAGAAGATGCGCTTCATGCTCCGCGTCGAGATCTCCGACCGCAGCGCGGAGTTCGCCACGGTGGGCTGGTTCGGCTCGTCCCTCGACGACCACGAGCCTCCCGCGGCCCTGGCGCCGTTCGTCGCGGGAAGCGCCGGTCTGCCCCTCACCTGGAGCGACCCGTGGCCCGAAGTGGTGGCCGGCGGCGTGCAGTACGCCCCGGTCGACGAGCACCCCGGCTCCGACTGGTGGTGGCGCGAGTCGCTGGTGCCGCGCGAGTCGCTCGGCGCGCTCGCCGAGGTCGTGGGGCGGGGCGAGCTCTCCGCCGCCGGCGTCGCTGCGCTCGAGGCGCTGCGCATCGCGGCCTGGCGGCCGAGGCTCGCGACCGAGGCCGACGAGCGCACCATCCCGCACGAGCTCGACTGGATGAGGTCGGCCGTGCACCTGAGCAAGGGCTGCTACCGCGGCCAGGAGACGGTGGCGAAGGTGCACAACCTCGGCCACCCGCCTCGCCGCCTGGTCTTCCTGCACCTCGACGGTTCCGACGCCGTGCTTCCGGCCCCCGGCGACGAGATCGTGCCGGCGAGCGCCGCGGGCACCGCGGGCGGCGGCGACGCCGTGGGTGCCGTCACCTCGGCGGGGCTGCACCACGAGTGGGGGCCCATCGCGCTCGCCGTGGTGAAGCGCCAGCTGCCCGAGGGCGATGCGCTCGTCGTGCGCACGGCGGGCGGCGACGTCGCCGCGACCGCGGAGACGATCGTGTCGCCCGAGGCGGGCGCGGCCGTCGGCAGGGTTCCGCGCCTGCCCCGGCTCGGTGCGCGCACGCGCCGGAGCTGA
- a CDS encoding class I SAM-dependent methyltransferase: protein MPIGAITRGTTNTNRLRRVDRWIGTLPVLRSTPDPLVVDLGYGASGVTAFELQARLAKVRPDVHVTGLEISPERVATATAQLKEVRDGRSSFAADASVDFAVGGFEVPLPGGRRAAVIRAFNVLRQYDESEVAGAWELMTSRLQPGGMLVEGTCNEVGRVGSWVGVTAEGPVSFTVSLRLTGLEHPSIVAERLPKALIHRNVPGERIHRLLVDLDRFWQHNAGLSTYGPVQRWVATVDALAAAGWGVTTPRRRLRLGELTVPWHEVRPA from the coding sequence ATGCCCATCGGCGCCATCACCCGGGGAACCACGAACACCAACCGCCTGCGTCGTGTCGACCGCTGGATCGGCACCCTTCCGGTGCTGCGCAGCACCCCCGACCCGCTCGTCGTCGACCTCGGCTACGGGGCCAGCGGGGTCACCGCGTTCGAGCTGCAGGCGCGCCTGGCGAAGGTGCGGCCCGACGTGCACGTCACCGGGCTCGAGATCTCACCCGAGCGGGTGGCGACCGCGACCGCGCAGCTGAAGGAGGTGCGCGACGGGCGCAGCAGCTTCGCCGCCGACGCGTCGGTCGACTTCGCCGTCGGGGGCTTCGAGGTGCCGCTGCCGGGCGGCCGTCGGGCCGCCGTCATCCGGGCCTTCAACGTGCTGCGCCAATACGACGAGTCGGAGGTGGCGGGCGCCTGGGAGCTCATGACCTCGAGGCTGCAACCGGGCGGGATGCTCGTGGAGGGCACCTGCAACGAGGTCGGCCGGGTGGGCAGCTGGGTGGGGGTGACCGCCGAAGGCCCCGTGTCGTTCACCGTCTCGCTGCGGTTGACCGGTCTCGAGCATCCGTCGATCGTGGCGGAGCGGTTGCCGAAGGCGCTCATCCACCGCAACGTGCCGGGCGAGCGCATCCACCGGCTGCTGGTCGACCTCGACCGCTTCTGGCAGCACAACGCCGGCCTCAGCACCTACGGGCCGGTGCAGCGCTGGGTCGCCACCGTCGACGCGCTGGCCGCGGCCGGCTGGGGTGTCACGACCCCGAGAAGGCGGCTGCGCCTCGGCGAGCTCACCGTGCCGTGGCACGAGGTGCGACCCGCCTGA
- a CDS encoding response regulator transcription factor, protein MAQLLILTPAVDQEVLPALSLLSHRTRQIPAEPSQLVNTPNSDLIFVDARNDLASARSLCKILSTTGIGVPVVLVLTEGGLTAVSAEWGAADVVLESAGPAEVDTRIRLAIGRQVQDQSTSKIQASGVVIDEASYSARVHGRPLDLTFKEFELLRFFAMHPSRVFTREQLLSEVWGYDYFGGTRTVDVHVRRLRAKLGDLESLIGTVRNVGYRFNFFEDDNERIAHSLGQ, encoded by the coding sequence GTGGCGCAGTTGTTGATCCTGACCCCTGCGGTCGATCAGGAGGTGCTTCCCGCGCTCTCGCTGCTCAGCCACCGCACCCGTCAGATCCCGGCTGAGCCCTCGCAGCTGGTCAACACCCCGAACAGCGACCTCATCTTCGTCGACGCCCGCAACGACCTCGCGAGCGCGCGCTCGCTCTGCAAGATCCTCAGCACCACCGGCATCGGGGTGCCCGTCGTGCTCGTGCTCACCGAGGGCGGTCTCACCGCCGTGAGCGCAGAGTGGGGTGCTGCGGATGTGGTGCTGGAGTCGGCGGGGCCCGCCGAGGTCGACACGCGCATCCGTCTCGCCATCGGGCGGCAGGTGCAAGACCAGTCGACCTCGAAGATCCAGGCCTCCGGGGTCGTCATCGACGAGGCGAGCTACTCGGCCCGCGTGCACGGCCGCCCCCTCGACCTCACCTTCAAGGAGTTCGAGCTGCTGCGCTTCTTCGCGATGCACCCCTCGCGGGTGTTCACCCGCGAGCAGTTGCTGAGCGAGGTGTGGGGCTACGACTACTTCGGCGGCACCCGCACCGTCGACGTGCACGTGCGGCGCCTGCGCGCGAAGCTCGGCGACCTCGAGTCGCTCATCGGCACCGTGCGCAACGTCGGGTACCGGTTCAACTTCTTCGAGGACGACAATGAGCGGATCGCTCACTCTCTCGGTCAGTAG
- the mshD gene encoding mycothiol synthase: MSGSLTLSVSSPDEAREPFLRLAARAALVDGQHPFNDQALVDAGKGTRSLLLAERAGTVVGAAIVGQGELEFTIDPEWREEGLGRQLLEIVLANSASSAEGELLAWAHGDHPASRRLAATHRFSAVRTLLQLRRELPDGPVGGTPLPDGFRLMPFRGGRDVDDWVELNARVFADHPEQGGQTAEDLDFRRSEPWFEPDDFLLLRDSSGALVGYNWLKVEPGDRVGEIYVIGVDDAHAGQGLGRYLMGQGLARLVERGLDQASLYVDGENTRAVALYRSLGFTDHTIDIQYRHRGR, translated from the coding sequence ATGAGCGGATCGCTCACTCTCTCGGTCAGTAGCCCCGACGAGGCGCGCGAGCCGTTCCTCCGCCTCGCCGCCCGTGCCGCGCTGGTCGACGGCCAGCATCCGTTCAACGACCAGGCGCTCGTCGACGCCGGCAAGGGCACACGCTCGCTGCTGCTCGCCGAACGCGCCGGAACCGTGGTGGGGGCCGCCATCGTGGGGCAGGGCGAGCTCGAGTTCACCATCGACCCGGAGTGGCGGGAGGAGGGTCTCGGGCGGCAGCTGCTCGAGATCGTGCTCGCGAACTCCGCCTCCTCCGCCGAAGGGGAGCTGCTCGCCTGGGCGCACGGCGACCACCCCGCCTCGCGGCGACTCGCGGCGACGCACCGCTTCAGCGCGGTGCGCACGCTGCTGCAGCTGCGCCGCGAGCTGCCCGACGGGCCGGTGGGCGGAACTCCGTTGCCCGACGGGTTCCGGCTCATGCCGTTCCGCGGCGGCCGCGACGTCGACGACTGGGTCGAGCTCAACGCACGCGTCTTCGCCGACCACCCCGAGCAGGGCGGGCAGACCGCAGAAGACCTCGACTTCCGCAGGTCGGAACCCTGGTTCGAGCCCGACGACTTCCTGCTGCTGCGCGACTCCTCCGGCGCTCTCGTCGGCTACAACTGGCTGAAGGTCGAGCCGGGCGACCGGGTGGGCGAGATCTACGTGATCGGGGTCGACGACGCGCACGCCGGGCAGGGTCTCGGGCGCTACCTGATGGGTCAGGGGCTCGCGCGCCTGGTCGAACGCGGCCTCGACCAGGCCTCGCTCTACGTCGACGGCGAGAACACCAGGGCCGTCGCCCTCTACCGCTCGCTCGGTTTCACCGACCACACCATCGACATCCAGTACCGGCACCGCGGCCGCTGA
- a CDS encoding FABP family protein: MIEIPTDLPAELVPLSWLIGVWEGTGVIDYAVGDERVSAEFGQRISFSHDGLPYLNYSSYTWLTGDAVPEAPRSDVLPADDESVDADAPDTSEPRVATPLTAETGFWRLKRLHIEGDQGPGMLPGVGPRPFNTAQAVETLRNSAEGFDIEVSIVHPTGVSELYLGQVKGPRIDLATDAVVRSQSAKEYAAATRIYGLVENHLLWAWDIAALGQDLRTHASARLAKVD; this comes from the coding sequence GTGATCGAGATCCCCACCGACCTTCCCGCCGAGCTCGTCCCGCTGTCGTGGCTGATCGGCGTGTGGGAGGGCACCGGGGTCATCGACTACGCCGTCGGCGACGAGCGGGTGTCGGCCGAGTTCGGTCAGCGCATCAGCTTCAGCCACGACGGCCTGCCGTACCTCAACTACAGCTCCTACACCTGGCTCACGGGTGATGCCGTCCCCGAGGCGCCGCGCAGCGACGTGCTCCCCGCCGACGACGAGAGCGTCGACGCCGACGCCCCCGACACCTCGGAGCCCCGGGTCGCGACCCCACTCACCGCCGAGACCGGCTTCTGGCGCCTCAAGCGCCTGCACATCGAGGGCGATCAGGGCCCCGGCATGCTCCCCGGAGTGGGCCCGCGCCCCTTCAACACCGCCCAGGCGGTCGAGACCCTGCGCAACTCCGCCGAAGGCTTCGACATCGAGGTGTCGATCGTGCACCCCACAGGCGTGAGCGAGCTCTACCTCGGCCAGGTGAAGGGGCCGCGCATCGACCTCGCCACCGACGCCGTGGTGCGCAGCCAGTCGGCCAAGGAGTACGCGGCAGCGACCCGCATCTACGGCCTGGTCGAGAACCACCTGCTCTGGGCGTGGGACATCGCGGCCCTCGGCCAAGACCTCCGCACCCACGCCTCGGCCCGGCTCGCGAAGGTCGACTGA